One Gloeobacter morelensis MG652769 DNA window includes the following coding sequences:
- a CDS encoding carbon dioxide-concentrating mechanism protein: MESALGLVSTSSYPAIVGTADAMLKSAGVLLVGYEKVGGGYCTAVVRGKTSDVRLAVEAGVQTAKEFGQLVTSSIIPRPLANLEAVLPINSRIPRYARKQAFSHFSNQAIGLLETRGFPALVGASNTMLRAAEVHLIGYEKIGAGLCTVIIQGHVADVIYAIDAGMKEAERIGELHAVMVIPRPLDELEQSLPISPALLEVPEPLLLPSLVRQEVGELLELPAKTPER; the protein is encoded by the coding sequence ATGGAAAGCGCCCTCGGTCTGGTTTCGACCTCCAGCTATCCCGCGATCGTCGGGACCGCCGACGCGATGCTCAAGTCCGCCGGGGTGCTCCTGGTAGGCTACGAAAAAGTGGGCGGCGGGTACTGTACTGCCGTGGTGCGGGGCAAAACCTCCGATGTCCGCCTGGCCGTCGAGGCGGGGGTGCAGACGGCCAAGGAGTTCGGTCAGTTGGTCACTTCTTCGATCATCCCCCGGCCCCTTGCCAATCTCGAGGCGGTGCTGCCCATCAACAGCCGCATCCCCCGCTACGCCCGCAAGCAGGCTTTCAGCCACTTCAGCAACCAGGCGATCGGTCTGTTGGAAACCCGCGGGTTTCCGGCGCTGGTGGGGGCGAGCAACACGATGCTGCGCGCCGCCGAGGTGCACCTGATCGGCTACGAAAAAATCGGCGCCGGCCTGTGCACAGTGATCATCCAGGGCCACGTTGCCGATGTGATCTACGCCATCGACGCCGGGATGAAAGAAGCCGAGCGCATCGGCGAACTGCACGCGGTCATGGTCATCCCCCGGCCCCTCGACGAACTGGAGCAATCGCTGCCTATCTCCCCGGCGCTGCTCGAAGTGCCCGAACCCCTGCTTCTGCCGAGCCTGGTGCGCCAGGAAGTGGGCGAATTGTTGGAGCTGCCCGCCAAGACTCCCGAGCGTTAG
- a CDS encoding nitrate ABC transporter ATP-binding protein (This model describes the ATP binding subunits of ATP-binding cassette (ABC) transporters for nitrate transport, or for bicarbonate transport, in bacteria and archaea.): MIANSVSLEPLLAIRNVSKSFPTPNGPYTVLEDVNLAVRQGEFVCIIGHSGCGKTTLLNMVAGFATPTTGEVLLRSEPIARPGPDRMVVFQGYALLPWLSAFENIYLAVDAVWPTKSRSEKTTIVQTNLARVGLSEAAEKKPAQLSGGMKQRVAIARALSIQPEVLILDEPFGALDAITKEELQEQLLQIWNTSRATVLMITHDIDEALFLADRLVMMTNGPAAHIGEVLTIPFARPRNRTRIMEDPRYYDLRNHALDFLYRRFAHQSD; the protein is encoded by the coding sequence ATGATCGCCAATTCCGTCTCGCTCGAACCGCTGCTGGCCATCCGCAACGTCAGCAAATCGTTCCCGACCCCGAACGGCCCCTACACGGTGCTGGAGGACGTCAATCTCGCCGTGCGCCAGGGCGAATTCGTCTGCATCATCGGTCATTCCGGCTGCGGCAAGACGACCCTGCTCAACATGGTGGCGGGCTTTGCCACCCCCACCACGGGCGAGGTGCTCCTGCGCTCTGAGCCCATCGCCCGGCCCGGCCCCGACCGAATGGTGGTTTTTCAGGGCTACGCGCTGTTGCCGTGGCTGTCAGCCTTCGAAAACATTTATCTGGCCGTCGACGCGGTCTGGCCCACCAAGTCCAGAAGCGAAAAAACAACCATCGTGCAGACCAACCTGGCTCGGGTGGGCCTGTCGGAGGCGGCCGAGAAGAAGCCCGCCCAACTGTCCGGCGGCATGAAGCAACGCGTCGCCATCGCCCGGGCGCTTTCCATCCAACCGGAGGTGCTCATCCTGGACGAACCTTTCGGCGCTCTTGACGCCATCACCAAAGAAGAACTCCAGGAGCAACTATTGCAAATCTGGAATACCAGTCGCGCCACGGTACTGATGATCACCCACGACATCGACGAGGCGCTCTTTCTGGCTGACCGGCTGGTGATGATGACCAACGGTCCGGCCGCCCACATCGGCGAGGTGTTGACGATTCCCTTTGCCCGGCCACGCAACCGCACCCGCATCATGGAAGACCCGCGCTACTACGACCTGCGCAACCATGCCCTGGATTTTCTTTATCGCCGCTTCGCCCACCAGAGCGACTAA